One Purpureocillium takamizusanense chromosome 12, complete sequence DNA window includes the following coding sequences:
- a CDS encoding uncharacterized protein (EggNog:ENOG503NYRI~antiSMASH:Cluster_12.1~SMCOG1001:short-chain dehydrogenase/reductase SDR~COG:Q), translating to MPAETPVPFSVLGKTAVVTGAGSGINLAFARLLLNSGCNVVFAGLALRPEAEDLVSRHSDKASTPRAVFVKTDVTSWSDLRNMFDVAVAEFGSFDVVCPGAGIYEPNCSNFWHPPGSAESKDDIDGNSYKLLDINITHPIRTTQLALQFWLHPPQAASTSRPSPERVSVKNQKRVILISSIAAQMPTFFAPLYGASKGAITGFTRTLAALEPIMGVRVNAVAPGLVRTPMWTDNPGKLAIVDEEKDGWVMPEEVARAMLDCVEKESLIGGTVLEVGKNSTRPVAMFNDPGPDRRPGTGFVASNAAQAVHLVLDWLADDNIWKAP from the exons ATGCCAGCAGAAACTCCAGTACCATTTTCTGTGCTCGGAaagacggccgtcgtcacgggcgccggTTCCG GCATCAATCTTGCATTTGCCCGCCTCCTACTCAACAGCGGGTGCAATGTCGTCTTTGCCGGCTTGGCCCTTCGCCCCGAAGCAGAGGACCTAGTCTCACGACACAGCGACAAAGCGAGCACCCCCCGCGCTGTCTTCGTCAAGACCGATGTGACGTCGTGGTCCGATCTCCGCAACATGTTTGACGTGGCCGTTGCCGAGTTTGGTAGCTTCGACGTTGTGTGTCCAGGAGCTGGCATCTATGAACCGAACTGTAGCAATTTCTGGCATCCGCCAGGGTCGGCCGAGAGCAAGGACGATATCGATGGCAACAGCTATAAGCTACTCGACATTAATATTACGCACCCTATTCGAACGACTCAGCTCGCGCTTCAGTTCTGGCTCCATCCACCTCAAGCTGCAAGTACGTCTCGCCCATCGCCGGAGAGAGTGTCAGTCAAGAATCAGAAACGAGTGATTCTCATCTCTTCCATTGCGGCGCAAATGCCGACTTTCTTTGCGCCACTGTATGGCGCTTCCAAAGGTGCCATCACCGGGTTTACTCGCACCCTGGCTGCTCTGGAGCCGATAATGGGCGTGCGCGTCAACGCTGTTGCGCCGGGGCTGGTTCGCACGCCCATGTGGACCGACAACCCGGGGAAGTTGGCTATCGTCGACGAAGAAAAGGATGGATGGGTTATGCCCGAAGAGGTGGCAAGGGCAATGCTGGATTGCGTCGAAAAAGAATCGCTCATCGGGGGAACTGTTCTCGAGGTGGGCAAGAACAGCACCCGGCCTGTTGCTATGTTCAATGACCCAGGACCAGACAGAAGGCCTGGCACAGGCTTTGTAGCCAGCAACGCGGCACAAGCCGTGCATCTTGTCTTGGATTGGCTGGCCGATGACAACATCTGGAAGGCTCCCTAA
- a CDS encoding uncharacterized protein (SMCOG1138:FAD linked oxidase domain protein~antiSMASH:Cluster_12.1~COG:C~EggNog:ENOG503NVMI), with product MLLPGDTQYEARIESWWSASSRLRPCCIIQPRTKQDVAVTLQALARCGHGGFAVRSGGHSHWAGGSNIVDGVTIDLVYFNAVSYNPILKVASIGPAQTWGNVYKVLESEGVMVAGGRDADVGVGGLLTGGGNSYYADRKGFACDNVVNAEVVLANGTIVEANENANEDLWRALKGGLSNFGIVTSQEAAFIINFTHQPSLSSDIIVAHVLVDTDGVQEARVFDEVQRIPAFFSDLKTRTMSGIANDYILPSGLRNVWFTLTFRNDKRVVKAAAEMHETLVEDLLQSIPADDLVTQSLFQPLPTLFADIGAVKGGNVLGLDMVKDNSLLWLCAASCRTTEQESIIYDRCRIMTANLKRYAESISAIVPWIYVNYADPSQDALSSYGEDNVLFMRQVAQKYDPHGLFQNLLSGSFRLPKC from the exons ATGCTCTTGCCCGGGGACACACAATATGAGGCGCGAATCGAATCGTGGTGGTCAGCAAGCTCACGTCTGCGACCATGTTGCATTATCCAGCCCCGAACCAAGCAAGATGTCGCCGTCACGCTTCAAGCATTGGCTCGTTGTGGTCACGGCGGCTTTGCCGTTAGGAGCGGTGGTCACAGCCACTGGGCAGGTGGGAGCaacatcgtcgacggcgtcaccATTGACCTCGTCTACTTCAACGCGGTTTCCTACAACCCCATCCTCAAGGTCGCCTCTATTGGACCTGCGCAGACATGGGGCAACGTCTACAAAGTCCTCGAGTCGGAAGGCGTCATGGTCGCAGGCGGCCGGGATGCCGACGTCGGTGTCGGGGGCCTCTTGACTGGCGGCGGGAACTCATACTACGCCGATCGAAAGGGCTTCGCCTGCGACAATGTTGTCAACGCCGAAGTTGTTCTCGCCAACGGCACGATTGTTGAGGCTAATGAAAACGCCAATGAAGACTTGTGGAGAGCTCTCAAGGGCGGCTTGAGCAACTTTGGCATCGTCACATCACAAG AAGCAGCCTTCATTATCAACTTCACACACCAACCAAGCTTATCCTCCGACATCATCGTGGCCCACGTCCTGGTCGACACGGACGGAGTGCAGGAGGCTCGTGTGTTTGATGAGGTGCAGAGGATTCCGGCGTTCTTCAGCGACCTCAAGACACGTACGATGAgcggcatcgccaacgaCTACATTCTTCCTTCTGGCTTGAG AAACGTATGGTTTACCCTAACCTTTCGCAACGACAAGCGTGTCGTCAAAGCCGCAGCCGAGATGCACGAAACCCTAGTCGAAGATTTGCTCCAGAGCATCCCGGCGGACGATCTTGTCACTCAGAGCCTGTTCCAGCCTCTACCCACATTGTTCGCCGATATTGGAGCCGTGAAGGGCGgcaacgtcctcggcctcgacatGGTCAAGGACAATTCTCTGCTCTGGCTTTGTGCCGCGTCATGTCGCACCACTGAGCAAGAGTCAATCATTTACGACCGATGCCGCATCATGACGGCGAATTTGAAGCGATATGCGGAGTCAATCTCAGCCATCGTTCCTTGGATATATGTCAATTACGCGGACCCAAGTCAGGACGCTCTCAGCAGCTACGGAGAAGACAACGTCCTATTCATGCGGCAGGTTGCCCAGAAGTATGATCCCCATGGATTATTTCAGAACTTGCTGTCGGGGTCATTCAGATTGCCCAAGTGCTGA
- a CDS encoding uncharacterized protein (COG:S~EggNog:ENOG503NYWA~SMCOG1170:metallo-beta-lactamase family protein~antiSMASH:Cluster_12.1) gives MANQPRIHDLHDPKTGTWQYVVADSATKVAAIIDPVLDFDAATARVSTSNADSLVALVKENGYTIDLILETHAHADHLTAAGYLQEELRKTQDKQPRIGIGKHIKQVQERFGQRYQVGHEEYDDAFDFLYDDGDQITIGGLTGTVLHLPGHTPDHVGYRIGDNIFCGDSLFNADVGSARCDFPGGDARQLFASVRKLLSHPEQFKIWTGHDYPPETRDGPVSAMTVGEQRARNKHLKDGVVEDEFVKWRTERDATLSEPRLIHHALQFNIRAGKLPAKSAAGDRLLHLPIKTEKSW, from the exons ATGGCGAACCAGCCGCGAATTCACGACCTGCACGACCCCAAAACTGGAACCTGGCAGTACGTGGTGGCGGACTCCGCGACTAAGGTagccgccatcatcgacccGGTGCTCGACTTCGATGCTGCCACTGCTAGAGTCAGCACGAGCAATGCGGATTCACTCGTGGCCCTTGTAAAAGAAAACGGCTACACGATTGACCTAATTCTCGAAACGCATGCTCACGCGGACCACCTTACAGCGGCTGGCTACCTccaggaggagctgcgcaagaCGCAGGACAAGCAGCCGAGAATAGGCATTGGAAAACACATCAAGCAAGTACAAGAACGGTTCGGTCAGAGATATCAAGTTGGTCACGAAGAGTATGATGATGCATTCGACTTTTTATACGACGATGGAGACCAAATTACCATTGGTGGCCTTACCGGAACTGTTCTCCATCTGCCCGGCCACACTCCCGACCATGTTGGGTATCGCATTGGAG ACAACATTTTCTGCGGAGACTCTCTCTTCAATGCCGACGTGGGTTCTGCCCGTTGCGACTttcccggcggcgacgccagaCAGCTCTTCGCTTCGGTCCGGAAGCTCTTGAGCCACCCTGAACAGTTCAAAATTTGGACGGGTCACGACTATCCACCCGAAACCCGTGACGGTCCCGTATCGGCAATGACGGTCGGCGAACAACGCGCACGCAATAAGCATCTTAAAgatggtgtcgtcgaggacgagttTGTCAAGTGGAGGACCGAACGCGACGCCACACTGTCGGAACCGCGCCTGATCCATCACGCGCTACAGTTCAACATTCGGGCTGGCAAACTCCCTGCAAAAAGTGCAGCTGGTGATCGCTTGTTGCACCTGCCTATTAAGACAGAGAAGTCCTGGTAA
- a CDS encoding uncharacterized protein (COG:O~SECRETED:SignalP(1-19~SECRETED:cutsite=VAA-NR~SECRETED:prob=0.4647)~SMCOG1075:alkaline serine protease~SMCOG1075: subtilase family~MEROPS:MER0000338~EggNog:ENOG503NU05~antiSMASH:Cluster_12.1): MLALPLLFILAAQASSVAANRNVLAPLLETGGHAIPGRYIVKLKDGVMTTQTDVQLSFFMERASHVYTHAFHGFATELDDQSLEALRRRPDVEYVERDGIASINGFIEQPNAPWGLVRISHRQRVGTSYIYDESAGLGTCAYIIDTGIDVAHPEFGNRAQVLKSFVNDTTDGNGHGTHLAGIIGSKTFGVAKKTKIYGVKVLDNSGSGTYSNIIGGMDFVAKDWKTRNCPKGAMANLSLGGGFSAAVNSAAASLVKAGVFTSVAAGGDNSDASKYSPASEPTVCTVGGTTRSDTRLSSSNYGPIVDIFAPGEGITSTWLRGGTNTISGTSTSAAYITGLGCYLAGWEGSAGGEQLCKRIQDLATKDIIQNIPKGTLNLLAFNGNPNA, translated from the exons ATGTTGGCTCTGCCACTgctcttcatcctcgccgctcAGGCTTCATCTGTAGCGGCCAACCGCAATGTTTTGGCACCTCTGCTCGAAACTGGCGGTCACGCCATTCCGGGCCGCTACATCGTGAAACTCAAAGATGGGGTGATGACCACACAGACCGATGTGCAACTGAGCTTCTTCATGGAGCGGGCGAGTCACGTTTACACACACGCATTCCACGGCTTCGCGACGGAGCTAGATGACCAAAGTCTCGAGGcgctccgtcgtcgacctgaT GTTGAGTACGTTGAACGTGATGGCATTGCGTCTATCAACGGGTTTATTGAGCAACCCAACGCGCCGTGGGGACTCGTTCGCATCTCACACCGGCAACGAGTCGGCACGAGCTATATATACGATGAGAGCGCCGGCCTCGGGACTTGCGCGTACATCATCGACACGGGCATCGACGTTGCCCATCCG GAGTTTGGGAATCGTGCTCAAGTTCTCAAGTCCTTTGTCAACGATACGACGGACGGAAACGGCCACGGAACACATCTTGCCGGTATCATCGGCAGCAAGACTTTTGGCGTCGCAAAGAAAACAAAAATCTACGGGGTCAAAGTCCTCGACAATAGCGGCAGCGGGACCTACTCCAACATCATTGGCGGCATGGACTTTGTGGCCAAGGACTGGAAGACGCGGAACTGTCCCAAGGGTGCCATGGCCAACTTgagcttgggcggcggcttctccgccgccgtcaattCCGCCGCAGCGTCACTCGTCAAGGCGGGCGTCTTCACCTCTGTGGCTGCCGGTGGCGACAACTCAGATGCGTCAAAGTACTCGCCGGCTTCGGAGCCGACGGTGTGCACCGTCGGGGGAACAACCCGTTCGGATACCAGGCTGAGCTCGTCCAACTATGGCCCCATCGTTGACATTTTTGCCCCAGGGGAGGGTATAACATCTACATGGCTCAGAGGGGGAACG AACACTATCTCGGGCACTTCGACGTCCGCCGCGTACATTACGGGACTGGGATGCTACCTTGCGGGGTGGGAAGGAAGCGCAGGCGGGGAGCAGCTCTGCAAGCGCATACAGGACTTGGCCACGAAAGACATCATTCAGAACATCCCAAAGGGCACGCTTAACCTCTTGGCATTTAATGGGAACCCAAACGCATAA
- a CDS encoding uncharacterized protein (COG:S~EggNog:ENOG503P6R8~antiSMASH:Cluster_12.1), whose protein sequence is MATIEKPKTISGGCLCGSVRYTITVPQDHDFDDAIGTCQCSWCRKVTGSLMFRFHQFKKVDVVFDADSTLRTYQAAPGNHRGFCCNCGSYIFFRRETSKLINLAVGCFDDDDLRKYGPLLTKEGGNLWCRNEIPGVTDHLTGEKHDTGPSD, encoded by the exons ATGGCCACAATCGAGAAACCCAAGACTATCTCCGGCGGTTGTCTTTGCGGGTCGGTCCGGTATACCATCACCGTCCCTCAGGACCATGACTTTGACGATGCG ATCGGTACCTGCCAGTGCTCGTGGTGCCGCAAGGTGACCGGCTCCCTCATGTTCCGCTTCCATCAGTTCAAGAAGGTCGACGTCGTGTTCGACGCCGATTCGACGCTGCGAACGTATCAAGCAGCGCCGGGAAACCACCGAGGCTTCTGCTGTAACTGCGGCAGCTACATATTCTTCCGCAGAGAAACGAGCAAGCTCATCAACCTTGCAGTGGGGTGCTTCGACGATGATGACTTGCGCAAATATGGGCCGCTCCTGACCAAGGAAGGAGGTAACCTATGGTGCAGAAACGAAATACCGGGTGTCACGGACCACCTGACTGGTGAGAAGCATGACACGGGGCCTTCGGATTGA
- a CDS encoding uncharacterized protein (EggNog:ENOG503NXF6~COG:G~COG:M) — translation MKVLITGAGGFVGQALAEQLLNDGHQVHLTDIVEPTVPAAAAAANRDNATCTKADLYEEPGAVLSKDLDAVYAFHGIMSAGSEDDFDLGYRVNLHSTLRLLEEIRKTCPGVRFIYASSCAAYGQPLPSMPSEDTVCTPQSSYGTQKIMIEAAVNDYNRRGHIIGFTLRFPSITVRPGKPTQAASSWMSGIIREPLQGKESVLPCPDDFKCWLCSPRTLVRNLVLCLTLPPECMPPHVRQVLLPGITETVGSMLQALRDVGGEEALRLIKREDATPEIKAMLDSWPFEFDISRALAIGFVPDQPFRDTVEDFARSLKAV, via the coding sequence ATGAAGGTTCTCATcacgggggcggggggcttTGTCggccaggccctcgccgagcagcttCTCAACGATGGGCATCAAGTACACCTGACAGACATCGTCGAGCCGACCgttccagccgccgccgctgctgcgaaCCGGGACAACGCAACGTGCACCAAGGCCGACCTCTACGAGGAGCCTGGCGCTGTCCTGTCcaaggacctcgacgccgtgtaCGCATTTCACGGCATCATGTCAgcgggcagcgaggacgaCTTTGACTTGGGCTACCGCGTGAACCTGCACAGCACGCTGCGCCTCCTGGAAGAGATCCGCAAGACGTGCCCCGGAGTCCGGTTCATCTACGCctcgtcctgcgccgcgtACGGACAGCCGCTGCCTTCCATGCCGTCCGAGGACACGGTGTGCACGCCCCAGAGCAGCTACGGCACGCAAAAGATCATGATCGAagccgccgtcaacgacTACAACCGCCGCGGGCACATCATTGGCTTCACGCTACGGTTTCCCAGCATCACGGTCCGTCCGGGCAAGCCtacgcaggcggcgagcagtTGGATGAGCGGCATCATCCGCGAGCCGCTTCAGGGCAAGGAGAGtgtgctgccctgcccagaCGACTTCAAGTGCTGGctctgctcgccgaggacgctcGTCCGCAACCTCGTGCTGTGCCTCACGCTCCCTCCAGAGTGTATGCCACCGCATGTGCGGCAGGTGCTTCTGCCTGGCATCACGGAGACGGTTGGCAGCAtgctgcaggcgctgcgcgacgtcggaggagaggaggcgCTCCGGCTGATCAAGAGGGAGGACGCGACACCGGAGATCAAGGCGATGCTCGACAGCTGGCCGTTCGAGTTTGACATttcgcgggcgctggcgatCGGATTTGTGCCTGACCAGCCCTTTCGCGATACCGTGGAAGACTTTGCCAGGAGCTTAAAGGCTGTTTGA
- a CDS encoding uncharacterized protein (EggNog:ENOG503NU7U~TransMembrane:12 (i90-107o133-153i160-179o185-208i220-242o254-276i326-346o358-378i390-410o416-438i450-470o482-502i)~COG:G) encodes MSTSFSSGGMRIHPSPPLIAHICIIRRTARAMTSVKEQQVDQIERRAAFAKEHDGVVPGANEADREFFLEFASKGEEWRSLHEKKLLRRIDLHLMPFLVIMYLLNFLDRSNLAQARQGTLEKDLGMKGTDFNLATSIFFVGYLLMQLPSNLLITRVRPSLYLSASVLLWGVVSTCNAATHNFTQLVVTRFFLGFVEAPFFPGAVFLMSSWYTRAELTRRVAWFYCGNALANMFGGLIAYGVLKDLSGTAGIAGWRWLFIVEGVVTIGVAFVAAFVLPDYPATTRWLSDEDKAFAAWRLLVDVNEADERKATTIWQGVKLALLDYRLYVFVLFTHLSILAMTFQYFFPSIVQTLGYDKLITLLLTVPAWFATFIVAVFVNWTAAHYNDRSIHIFCLMILATAGNVIATASTSTGARFFAMFLMPVGAVSTYTLVVGWVANSFPRPLVKRSAVIAIANMIGNTASIYGSYMYDEKTGPQYVPGGSANAVISFLVAVLAIVLRYIHKWENEKLERAERETAEEDGEVAQDAPTGFRYIY; translated from the exons ATGTCCACCAGCTTTTCGTCAGGGGGCATGAGAATCCACCCTTCCCCACCGCTCATCGCACACATTTGCATCATCAGACGAACAGCCCGAGCCATGACATCTGTCAAAGAGCAGCAGGTCGATCAGATTGAGCGCCGTGCTGCCTTTGCCAAGGAacacgatggcgtcgtccccGGCGCCAACGAGGCCGACCGCGAGTTCTTCCTCGAATTCGCCTCCAAGGGCGAGGAATGGCGGTCGCTCCACGAGAAGAAGCTTCTTCGACGCATCGATTTGCACCTGATGCcgttcctcgtcatcatGTACCTGCTCAATTTCCTCGACCGCTCGAATCTCGCACAAGCACGCCAGGGGACACTGGAGAAGGACCTGGGCATGAAGGGCACAGACTTTAACCTGGCAACGAgcatcttcttcgtcggCTACCTGCTCATGCAGCTGCCGTCGAACCTGCTCATCACCAGAGTGCGGCCGTCGCTGTATCTGTCCGCTTCTGTGCTTCTGTGGGGGGTCGTGTCGACCTGTAACGCGGCGACCCATAACTTTACCCAgctggtggtgacgaggTTCTTTTTGG GCTTTGTCGAGGCGCCATTCTTTCCGGGTGCCGTCTTCTTGATGTCCTCATGGTATACTCGGGCCGAGCTCACGCGACGTGTGGCGTGGTTTTACTGCGgcaacgccctcgccaacatGTTTGGCGGCTTGATTGCGTACGGGGTGTTGAAGGACTTGTCGGGCACTGCTGGCATTGCGGGATGG CGCTGGCTCTTCATCGTGGAAGGCGTCGTGACAATCGGTGTCGCGTTTGTGGCCGCCTTTGTGCTGCCCGACTATCCCGCGACGACACGATGGctgagcgacgaggacaaggcgtTTGCGGCCTGGCGACTCCTGGTCGATGTCAACGAGGCCGATGAGCGCAAGGCCACGACCATCTGGCAGGGCGTCAAGCTTGCGCTGCTGGACTATAGGCTTTACGTCTTTGTGCTGTTCACGCATCTGAGTATCCTGGCCATGACGTTTCAGTACTTTTTCCCTAGCATCGTGCAGACGCTCGGCTACGACAAGCTCATAACGCTGCTTCTGACAGTGCCCG CTTGGTTCGCGACATTCATCGTGGCCGTCTTTGTCAactggacggcggcgcactACAACGACCGCTCCATCCACATCTTCTGCCTCATGATcctcgccacggcgggcaACGTGATCgcaacggcgtcgacgtcgacgggcgcgcgctTCTTCGCCATGTTCCTCATGCCCGTCGGAGCCGTGTCGACGTACACGCTGGTGGTCGGGTGGGTGGCCAACTCGTTCCCCCGGCCGCTCGTCAAGCGCtccgccgtcatcgccatcgccaacatgaTTGGCAACACGGCGTCCATCTACGGCAGCTACATGTacgacgagaagacgggcCCGCAGTACGTGCCGGGCGGGAGCGCAAACGCCGTCATCagcttcctcgtcgcggtGCTGGCGATTGTGCTGCGGTACATTCACAAGTGGGAGAACGAGAAGCTGGAgagggcggagagggagacggccgaggaggacggcgaggtggcACAGGACGCTCCCACCGGCTTCCGCTACATCTATTAG